tgctgggtccattgttatttgtcatctatatcaatgatctggatgataatgtggcaaattggatcagtaaatttgctgatgatacaaaaattggaggtgtagtggacagtgaagaaggttttcaaagcttgcagagggatttgcaccagttggaggaatgggcagaaaaatgacagatgaaggttaatgtggacaagtgtgaggtattgcactttggaaggtcaaaccaaggtagaacatacaaggtaaatggtaggacactgaggagtgcagtagaacagaggaatctgggagtacagatacataattccctaaaagtggcgtcacaaatAGATAGGGAgagattttggtacattggcctttataaatcaaagtattgagtataagagttggaatgtaatggtgaggttgtataagacattggtgagaccgaatttggagtattgtgtgcagatttggtcacctaattacaggaaggatattaataaggttgaaagagtgcagagaaggtttacaaggatgttgccgggacttgagaaactgagttacagaaaaaggttgaataggttaggactttattctgttacgaaccccgtaactgggtcacttaccagcaaagatagagaggtccgttgaagtctgatgatattatttttaacagtatttattggtaaaaatacacaaaaataatatcaatgcaaatatacagataatatacgtcatcaatactaaatctaaaagtgcgggtataataataatcaataagaaataagctctatcgttgtctaggggataatgtattgtccgatggaaatataaaagtcactcagttcattcaggctgcagcctttggttggagtcgagagagatttttagaaacttgccagcttttccttttaatGATCTCGAACCttcgagagttccgttggtgtggcctctcctttagccaaagccgttcttccgtggcgagcccgccaattcccaggcaagggaaaaggaagcacgcgagccccaccggctgtcgctattaaatgctgtcacgggatttctagcatttctcctggtgcgtctaaaggggctgttgcccagaccctcttttatccttactcacggggtctcagatgtcaatcaggttgggatgatgcaatccctcaaccagcccactctggtcatcccctgagggcttcaatgaatagtacagtactcaatacacaattccgtctccaagagacaatagccgttatcaatggttccgtcttgctgaggccaggacacattccaaaccctgtgtattctggacgtctctctctcatttcctgggtcccagacccgaattaatagtgattttgcgattctcaaaaaggggggggctactttgtacccttcggcccctcagagttgtggcacattcgtagcaattccctggagcataggagaatgagggggtgatttgatagaggtgtataaaattatgatgggtatagatagagtgaatgcaagcaggctttttccactgaggctaggggagaaaaaaaacagaggtcatgggttaagggtgaaggggaaaagtttaaatggaacattggggggggcttcttcacgcagagggtggtgggaatatggaatgagctgccagatgaagtggtgattgcgggctcacttttgacatttaagaaaaacttggacaggtatatggatgagaggggtttggaggggtttggagggatatggcccaggtgcagatcagtgggactagacagaaaaatggttcagcacagccaagaagggccaagaggcctgtttctgtgctgcaatgttctatggttctatggatacCACAtgctgccaaagtgagaggttgaagatatctgtgaacaCAGTTGGTCAGCTCAGGTCTTAAGTACTTGGCCAGCTATTCTGTCCGGACCTGaagctttccttggattcactctcctgAAGGCAACCTGCACATCATCTTCAGATCTTGAGACTAAaggaccagaatcagaatcaggtttattatcaccagcatacgttgtgaaacgtgttaactttgcggcagcagtacaatgcaatacatgataaatatagagaaaaaattaATCACAGTAAGTttatatgtgtatattaaatagtacaactaaataagtagtacaaaaacagaaattaaaaaaagtaatgaggtagtgttcatgggtcagcgtccatttagaaatcagatgtcagaggggaagaagctgtttctgaataattgtgtgccttcaggcttctctacctgcTTCcccatggtaacaatgagaagggggcatctcCTGGTGATGAGGGTCCTAAATAATGgatggctgcttttctgaggcaccactctttgaagatgtcctggatactacagaggctactgcccatgatggagttgtctaattttacaattttctgcagtttatttcaatcctgtgcagtagttccacccccccccccccccccccataccaggcactgatgcagcctgtcagaatactcttcaTGGTATATCtgtcaaagtttttgagtgttttaggtgacaaaccaaatcttctcaaattcctaatgaaatataaccactgtcttgccttctttatagctgcaacaatatgttgggaccaggctgggtcctcagagatcttgacacccaggaactcgaaatttttcactctctgcacttctgatccctctttgggGATTGGTGTGAGTTCCCTtgctttacccttcctgaagtccacaatcagccctttggttttactgacagtgagtgcaaggttgttgctacgacaccGCTCAACTAGCCAGTATATCTCATTCCTCTATGCCCTGTCATCATCATTTCAGATTTTGCCAAtcatgattgtatcatcagcaaatttatagatggcatttaagctatgcctagccatgcagtcatgggtgtagagagagctgAGTAGTGGGATAAGCATCTATCATTTAGGTGCAccattgttgattgtcagcgaggcaGTGATATTATTGCAACAAGCACCATAACAGACAGCATCATCTCTCGGTGAAAACCaactcagtcacatacagacaggGGAGCTACAAAAACACAAGTGAACAACTGTCTAACcaaagctaaaatgtaacaataaatgagcttgaacatcccaccataatcccacaaatgcATTTTGAAAGAAGAACAATAAGTAGTGCTGTCCACTGGGGATGCTGGGACCAGTTATCAACTGTGCCCCAGAGTGCTACAGTATGCCTGTCCATGGAGAGAATATTCTCACCTGAAACATGTCCGATTGATTTGGGAATTGAGCTGCTGAGGGGGACGAATGTGCCTAAGGCATTGGAGCCATTGCAAGTGATTTGCAATGTTAATAATTGACTTTATACAATTAGAACAATGTTGGGATGGACTCTGAATTGACCACTGAATTAAGACAATGGTGATGGGAGACACTGTGCACAGCCTGAGCTGACAGTTAACAGGATCACCATTTTGAACTTGGGTGAGCTTCGGCACCAGCAGTTCAAGGCAGGCTTCCCTGAATGCAGTCAAGATgaacaattactggaagttggagaaatgccaacaggttggagactacacagatggaatatgtcttgcttctccaacctgattgtggcttcatcatggctgTAGAGTAGGTCATGGACTggcacatcagaatgggaatgggaagtagaattgaaatgagtggcGACCAGGAGATCCTGCTATTTCTGGTGGACAaagtgtaggtgctcagtgaagtgatctcccaatcattgctgggtctcaccgatatataggaggctacatcgggagcaccagataaaATAGATGACTCCTACAGACACCTCACCTATTTGTCCTGGAGACTATATGGAACTATTCTTGAAGAAGGGGAGGAAATCAGGGTGCCCGAGAGATGGGATTGAGTGGAGAGTTGGTGTCCCAGAGACCGGTGTGTTGGTCGGGTAGGGATATCACTGAGTGGGATATGATGAAGATGGGATGCCTCAGTGACTGGGGAGATGGGCGTAGGGTGAAGGTGTGTGGAAGTGGGTGCCTCAGGCCAGGAGAAGTGTATTAGGAATGTGGAAAGGTGATCACAGATGGTTGGGTGAAATGGGTGACACAGACAGGTGTCGGAGTGGGGAGGAGAGGAATCACAGACACCAGTTCAGGAGGGGTGATGGGCATTCCAGAAGCCGGAGTGAGGGGGAATGGTGCATCCCAGAGGCAGGTATGAAAGAGAATGGTATTTTCCAGTGATGGGTTGAAGAGCAtttggtggagtggggtggaagAGAATCCCtgagatgggggtgtggaggggtaaaAGTTATCCCAGGGACGCGGGCAATGGTCACCccagagacaggagggggagggtatCCAGAAATGGAATAGGAGTTGATCGAAAGAGGAAGGGTGGCATTCCATTTTGGGTAGGGAAGGGTTGCCTGGAAGCAAGAAGGGTGTACGAAGAGTGTCAAATGTATGGAGATGAGTGTGGGGATGTGGGGAATGAagactgttcctgtgatgggATCATCCCGAAGATCGGATGGGAGAAGTGGGATATAGGGTGTCTAGAAATGGTGGGTTTATAGGAGGGAAGATGGTGTGTCCTAAAGTCCATGCAGAAGGGGATTCTTAGATATGGGGAAGTTGAAGGGGAAATGGAGTGTCCCAGAGACCTTAAGGGATTGAATGATGTCCCATAAATGAGTGGAGATGGGGAAAAGGCTGACATCCCAGAGATGGATATGATaggatgatggggtgggggaaaggaggtggctctggagggGAGGAGTTGATATCACAGAGACACTCTGGGAAAGAGGGTGTTCCAGGGATCTAATGGGGTGCGGGAAGCAGGTGTGAAAGAGACAACACTGAGATGGTGGAAAGAGGGTCACCCAGAGATGGGAGAAGGGGAGATATGTACAGGGAATTGAAGGGGTAAGAGATTGAGTCCCAGAGAAATGGACAGagtgatggggggagggggacagATGAGATCCAGTGACCTGTGGGGCAGTGAGGGGGAGAAGAGCCAACCCAGGAACAGGAAATTGGGAAGGGGAGACTGGTAAGGGGGGAATGACCCGAAGACAGAAGGAGGAAGGagattcagtgatgaggggagagggaaaaagaagatcCAGAGAATAGGGTAGGGGGAATGAGGAGATTCAGAGGTGAGGGAACAGGAAAGGAGGAGAACAGAAATGAGGGAAGGGGTGCAACCAACTGATGGGAGAGGAAGGACAATAAGAGATCTGGAGGTGtaagtgagtggggaaggggagaagcAGTAATAGGTGGGAAAGGGTAACTCCAAGTCTCTACGGAGAGGAAAGGGGACAACATAGAGGAAGGTATGGGGGAAAGTAGTGATACAGATACGGGCGGGTGGGTTGATCCAGAAACTTCAGAGGTGAGGGAAAGATGGTGACCCAGAGATGAGATAGGAAGTGGGGATAAGAGCATGTCCTTGAGTGGGGGCTGGGAAATTTGGTGACCCAAGGACAGGGGGTGAGGGGAGAAGGTGCAATCAGAGATGGTAAGGGTTGAGCCAAAGATGGGAGGGGTGAAGGGGTGACTCACTGATGGAATTAGTGGGATTGGGGAAAGGGCGAGACCTAGACATGCAGAGGGTGGGGAAAGGGAGGGTATGTCTCAGACTGAGCAGAGGAACGGGTTGATCAATagatgggggagggaggaagggagcgACCTAGTGAAGGAGGGGGTGGTAAGCTGGTGACAGAAACATCAGGAGAATGGAGGCAGTCTAGAGACGGGCGGTGAGAGGAAGGTGAGAGACCCAGAGAAGGGACAGGAGAGAAGAGTGTGGAGTGATCAAAGGACTGGTATGAGGGGTGTCCCAGAGACTGGTTATGGGGGTGTGGGtgacactgagatggggaggggtgcggaAATGGAAGACCTAGAGAGCTCggcttggcctgaaatatcgactgtttattctcctccatagacattgcctgaattcctccagcactttgtgtgtgtgaattgtgtgtagttttgttgGTTATTACTGCCTGTAAGAATGTATCATGATAGATTACATGTACTCTGTGCATAAGAATTCTATGAACAGGAACAAAGGCAGGGATCAGAGGGGCAGAATGGCCTCTACTGTACATTAAGTGAGCTGTAGAGTCAGTAAGAACCTGAGACACAAGATTTTAAAAGTAACTTATTTATTGATGACAGATCTACAATATTTAAATTCAGTCCAATTAAAGACTAATGTCATCAGAACAAACCCCATCATGTTCAGCTCCAGGTGTGATGAACAACAGCAATAACTACAGAATCTGACAACAGTCACAATTGAACCAGCAACTGGATTCACCAAATGTGATAGTTAAAAAACTGGACGTTGAGTTATTTAAACTCCCTTTcctgtgtgaacttgctggtgtttgAACAGTTGGGTTGATGGAGTAAACCTCTATtcacacaggacaggtgtgtgcAGCCTCTCAGAGTGAACTTGCTATTGCCTCACAAAGTTGGatcactgagtgaatcccttctcacactctgagcaggtgtaGAATCTCTCCCCAGTGTATCATAATGTGGGAgaaatgagtgaatcccttcccacactctgagcaggtgtaGGATCTCTCCCCAGTCTATCATAATGTGGGAGAAGTGAGTGAATCCCATCCCACACATGGAGCAAATGAATGGACTCACCCgggtgtgaactcactggtgtgtctgcaaGTGGCATGACCGAAGAAATTCCATCACACACAAAGAGCAGGCGAGCGGCCGCCGCTCaattgacagagtgaatcccatcccacactcagagcaggtgaatgttCTCTCCCCAGTTTGAATTTTATGATGAAATTCATTTTGGGTAACTGAATGAATCCACAACCACAGTCAGAACAGGTATACTGTCTTTCTGTGGCACGAACTCCACAATGCATCTTCAGTCTGGATGACTGGCTTTGATGTGCTTCCCTCAGAAAGGCCACTGTGTTCCAGGTGATGCTCTTGGAGACGTTatcaaaattctgagatttatggattggactgtcgTTCAAACTGGCTGTAGTTCATAATGGCCTCTTTCAGCTCAACGTTATTTTTCATGTTCTTGTTTTCATgttttcaggagacatccccccgctatgtctcccctcacagtcctcagcagccctgtgtccaccgtggagaacttcaggttcctgggaaccaccatctctcaggatctgaagtgggagcagaacatcagctccatcttgaagaAGGCCcggcagcggatgtatttcctgcggctcttgaggaaatacggtctgcctcaggaattgctgctgcagttctacactgcagtcattgagtctgtcctgtgcacctccatcattgtgtggtttggagccgccaccaagcaggatagaaccagactacagcgcacagtgaggactgccgagtgcatcattggagcctccctgccctctattgtggacctgtactcttccaggttgaagaagagggtgggaaacatcataaaggactcctcccatcctgcgcatggactgtttgatctgcttccgtctggtaggcgcttcagatccctccagactaagactaataggcattggagaagttttttccctactggggtcactttgctgaacagttaactgccggttaactgtcggctaactattacttggattgcactacctgtatgtataatctatattttcatttatatttatcattattattgttatgagcaaagagacaacatctgccggaagtaaattccttgtatgtgcataggtacttggcgattaaagtctgattctgattctgattctttcttTCTTGCTGCCAATTGGCGGCCTGGGGGTTTGGGGTATGACGTACTTGTTGCCTGTGGGCAATCCATTAGTTTTTGTAAGAGGGAGAGTTTGGGGTTTGCAAGCGTTTGttccttttttctttttgtgCAGGGGGGCGGGCTGCATGTCTTTTCCTTCAACTacttctatgttttttctgtattttatgactAAAGAAGAAgataaatatcagagttgtattctgcatataaTTTGATAATGAAATGAACCTTTGACTGAGTTTATCCCACTCACCAGTAGGGAACTGCctcaccagtgtgaacttgctggtgtttctgcaggttggaacACTGAATATACCACTTCCCACACACAAAGCAcagagcaggtgacagaaatCTCCCCACTGTGGACTCATCGGTGTGTCTGCAGGCTGGATGAAtaactgaatcccttcccacaatcagaACAGGTGAGCTCTCTAGTGCATCATCATGACAGATGATGTCACAAATCTCTCCCACACTTCAACCAGTTGAGCATCTGATCTCTGGTgaagttacagtggcatgcaaaagtttgggcaccccggtcaaaatttctgttactgtgaatagctaagcgagtaaaagatgacctgatttctaaaaggcataaagttaaagatgacacatttctttaatattttaagcaagattacttttttatttccatcttttacagtttcaaaatgacaaaaaaaagggcctgaagcaaaagtttgggcaccctgcatggtcagtacttaataacatcccctttggcaagtatcacagcttgtaaacgctttctgtagccagctaagggtctttcaattcttgtttggggatttttgcccattcttccttgcaaaaggcttctagttctgtgagattcttggaccatgttgcatgcactgctcttttgaggtctatccacagatttttgatgatgtttaggtcgggggactgtgagggccatggcaaaaccttcagcttgcgacTCTTGATTTTGGATCCCATTGTggatttgaggtgtgtttaggatcattatcctgttgtagaagccatcctctttacaTCTTCAGCTTTtctacagatggtgtgatgtttgcttccagaatttgctggtatttaattgaattcattcttccctctaccagtgaaaggttccccatgccactggctgcaacacaagcccaaagcgtgATCGATCtaccctgtgcttaacagttggagaggtgttcgtTTCATGAAATTCcgcacctttttttctccaaacatacctttgctcattgcagccaaaaagttctattttaacttaatcagtccacagaacttgtttccaaaattcatcaggcttgtttagatgttcctttgcaaacttctgacgctgagttttgtggtgaggatgcaggaaaggttttcttctgatgactcttccatgaaggtcatatttgtgtaggtgtcactgcacagcagaacagtacaccaccactccagagtctgctaaatcttcctgaaggtcttttttcAATGGGTGAAGAACAATGCGTCTCATGGGATAGTTTTAGTCTCCAAGGTGATATCCAACATCTCTCCGTTACAGTGAGGCACACCACACTAAGAGAACAAATCCTCAACTTCTATTGATCACGGTTCAGGCATCTGGACTCAGCGTCAAATTGCCTGACCATCATTGATCTGTGAGTTGGCTCAGTGTGTATCTATCCATTCCTAGAGCTAACAGTTCTGGGCACGTCTCACTGCCCTACCAGGGGTACATGGTATTTACACGGCTGCTCATGGAGACTTTCTGATGTGACCCTGAGGTGATTGACAGTGGGGAACTTAAAAAGGTGATCTGCTGAGGAACCAAATAACAAGAAGTTTTTGTTTATCCTGTGCAGCTCTAATTGATGTTTAAATTCACTGAAAACTGGACCCAGCTTCTCCTTTTTGgaaccaagagaaaatcttgtTTTTGTCTCGTcccgaaatgttgactttttttttccatagatgctgcctggcctgctgacctcctccagctttttgtgtgtgttccttcttTTCAGCCTCTGTCTAAAGGTAGCTAGTTATTGTCATCAGACCTGATCTTAATGCTCCACTTCAATCGGTAGAAAATTGTATATCTACTTAACATGAAGATACATTATAATTTCTTCATAGCCTGATAAAAGTCAAACTATATTTTTTATGCAAGTCCCAAATCCTTAGATTTACATAGCAAGATCTGGGAACCTGTTAAGTCCAGTACACCTATTCCTGGAGCAATATACTCCATGTTAACAGGCATTCTGTGTGTCAACAAAGTAAATATAATTTTTtcactgtcaatcagcttccaaatatTGCTTCTGTCATTCATTGCCACATTCCAGCCACCGCCACCACCACTCTGTTCCACTGCTCGTCATATCCTCTTAACTTACCACAGACCAGAGCCTGAAACCTTGCCTTGTGCTGACCCATCTCTGATTTAAAACCCTGGTCCACTGAACATCCAACCTAACGTGCCACGTTGTCTTTAGACTAAATTTAGAGTACAGTGGTGTATTATAGCAACCTCGCTGTGTGAGACACACCCTTTAGAAGCAGTGAAAATGACCCCATAACATTGAAATGGACAGGGAATAAGGTGGCTAACTACCAATGTTATTCTTCCTCGgcccagagatttgaggggcaAAGAACATGTCAGACATAACTGCAGACAGCTTGTCTTCTTCAGCCTGCAGAAAGTCATAtagaaaattcaagggaaacctctacACCCACTGAGTGCGAACTGTTTGGAACTGATCACCACAGGGAAAGCGAGAGGTGAACAGCAGGGAAGGATCTAAAAGGACTGTCATGGAACAGAAATACTGGTAGGTACCAGCTGGGTAGAGCTGACTCCCTACTGTACCTGGGTGTGTTGCAGATTCACTTAGTAcctgagacagagtttaaaatacaatcaatttatttgtcacagatccagaatattaaactacAATCCCATTAAAGGTGAGCATTGGCAGAATAAACTCATCAagtccagtgaccagggtgcagaactgggtgtgatgAACAAAAGCAATAATTACAGAGTTTGACACTAACAGTCACTTGTGAACTTGCCTCTGGATTCAGTAACTGTAATGgttaaatatccagcatgcagcttgtttaaactttttccccagtgtgaactccatAGTGTTTCCGAAGgtgggatgactgactgaatcccttcccacattcagagcaggtgaatggcctctccccagtgtgaactcgctgatgtaccttaacttgaaatgaccaagtgaatctcttcccacagtatgagcaggcgaatggcctctctccagtgtgaactcgctgatgtagcttcagttgagatgaccgagtgaatcctttcccacagtctgagcaagtgaatggtttctccccagtgtgaactcggtagtgGTTCAGAAGttgggatgactgactgaatcccttcccacattcagagcaggtgaatggcctctccccagtgtgaacacgttGATGTACCTTAACTAGAAATGacctagtgaatcccttcccacagtctgagcaggtaaacggtctctccccagtgtgaacccgttgatgtaccttcagttgagatgacccagtgaatctcttcccacagtctgagcaggtgaacggcctctccccagtgtgaactgactggtgtgccagtagataggatgaccgagtgaatcccttcccacattcagagcaggtgaatggcctctccccagtgtgaactcgctgatgtaccttaagtTCAAATGACccagtgaatcgcttcccacagtctgagcaggtgaacggcctctctccagtgtgaactgactggtgttgtAACAGTTCATTTGACCgaataaatcccttcccacattcagagcaggtgaatggcctctccccagtgtggactcgctggtgtaccttcaattgagatgaagcagtgaatcccttcccacagtctgagcaggtgaatggccactgccctgtgtgaactgactggtgtgccagtaattgggatgactgagtgaatcccttcccacagtcggagcaggtgaatggcctctccccagtgtgaactcgctggtgtactaATAGCTCAGATGATCCAATGAATCCCATCCCACACacggaacaggtgaatggcctctccccagtgtgaactctcctgTGCCTCAGTATGCTGGATAAGCGTgcgaatgccttcccacagtcagagcaggtgtatggcttctcaccagtgtgaatacgctggtgtacctt
This region of Hemitrygon akajei chromosome 31, sHemAka1.3, whole genome shotgun sequence genomic DNA includes:
- the LOC140719274 gene encoding uncharacterized protein, with the protein product MEMPFTCSDSEKAFPESSHLQSHQSVHIGESPFTCSDCGKGFSHSSSLWRHQSVHTGERPFTCSECGKGFTRSYNLLAHQSVHIGEYLFTCSDCGKGFTHSSQLKVHQRIHTGEKPYTCSDCGKAFARLSSILRHRRVHTGERPFTCSVCGMGFIGSSELLVHQRVHTGERPFTCSDCGKGFTQSSQLLAHQSVHTGQWPFTCSDCGKGFTASSQLKVHQRVHTGERPFTCSECGKGFIRSNELLQHQSVHTGERPFTCSDCGKRFTGSFELKVHQRVHTGERPFTCSECGKGFTRSSYLLAHQSVHTGERPFTCSDCGKRFTGSSQLKVHQRVHTGERPFTCSDCGKGFTRSFLVKVHQRVHTGERPFTCSECGKGFSQSSQLLNHYRVHTGEKPFTCSDCGKGFTRSSQLKLHQRVHTGERPFACSYCGKRFTWSFQVKVHQRVHTGERPFTCSECGKGFSQSSHLRKHYGVHTGEKV